One Micromonospora eburnea genomic region harbors:
- a CDS encoding response regulator, with the protein MIKVLIADDQALVRGGFRVLIDSEPDMTVVGEASDGATAAELARTTGPDVILMDVQMPGVDGIEGIRRVVADPALAGVRILILTTFDEDEYAIAGLRVGASGFLLKNTEPEQLLHGIRVVAGGEELLSPGLTRRLIARMTIPSTAINHDVFAQLTTREREVVALAAQGLSNEEITRELVISPATTKTHISRALTKLDARDRAQLVALAYRHRLIEPS; encoded by the coding sequence ATGATTAAGGTGCTCATCGCTGACGACCAAGCCCTGGTACGAGGCGGGTTCCGGGTCCTGATCGACAGCGAGCCGGACATGACGGTGGTCGGCGAGGCGAGCGACGGGGCGACCGCGGCCGAGCTGGCGCGTACGACCGGCCCCGACGTGATCCTGATGGACGTCCAGATGCCTGGCGTGGACGGCATCGAGGGCATCCGCCGGGTGGTGGCGGACCCGGCCCTGGCCGGCGTCCGGATCCTCATCCTCACCACGTTCGACGAGGACGAGTACGCCATCGCCGGGCTGCGCGTCGGCGCGAGCGGGTTCCTGCTCAAGAACACCGAACCGGAACAGCTCCTGCACGGCATCCGCGTCGTGGCGGGCGGGGAAGAGCTGTTGTCCCCAGGGCTCACCCGACGGCTCATCGCCCGGATGACCATACCGTCCACGGCCATCAACCATGACGTGTTCGCCCAGCTCACCACCAGAGAGCGGGAAGTCGTCGCGCTCGCCGCGCAGGGCCTGAGCAACGAGGAGATCACCCGTGAGCTGGTCATCAGCCCCGCCACCACCAAGACACACATCAGCCGCGCGCTGACCAAGCTCGACGCACGCGACCGGGCGC
- a CDS encoding sensor histidine kinase, protein MPRPVDIALGAGLIAVVLTTSLLRLGPPGPTGPLNGGAVVLAVAAGIAVAFRRWFPVACLVAVNLVTMVWFHADYHGRLITVAPLICCYTLAAYRGWRAGLVGGLLTAATTVVTVRLALGGEWLGDQVFNAVPLIAAATALGAAVHSHRAFAAGARERAERIAEARSDQARRQAAEERLEIARELHDVFGHTMAAISVQAGVAVHVMQRRPEQAAEALSTIKRISNDGLTEVQVLLGAMRSEDMRTATGGLAHLEKLLDTAGVRVDLRVRGESRTVPVAVDLAAFRIIQESLTNVRRHANASSVRVELSYGDELGIVVLDDGKPSDTSTTVGGHGIEGMRARAEKLGGTLVAGRRDDGFEVRCVLPIRKDAP, encoded by the coding sequence GTGCCACGACCGGTCGACATCGCATTGGGCGCCGGGCTCATCGCGGTGGTCCTCACCACCAGTCTGCTCCGCCTCGGCCCGCCGGGGCCGACCGGCCCGTTGAACGGGGGCGCGGTTGTGCTCGCCGTAGCGGCCGGCATCGCGGTGGCGTTCCGGCGGTGGTTTCCGGTTGCCTGCCTGGTGGCCGTGAACCTGGTCACGATGGTGTGGTTCCACGCCGACTACCACGGCCGGCTGATCACCGTCGCGCCGCTGATCTGCTGCTACACGCTCGCGGCGTACCGGGGTTGGCGGGCGGGGCTGGTCGGCGGGCTGCTGACCGCAGCGACCACCGTCGTCACGGTACGGCTCGCGCTGGGCGGAGAATGGCTCGGTGACCAGGTGTTCAACGCCGTTCCGCTGATCGCCGCCGCCACCGCGCTCGGCGCGGCGGTGCACTCGCACCGGGCGTTCGCGGCGGGCGCGCGTGAGCGGGCCGAACGAATCGCCGAGGCACGGTCCGACCAGGCTCGCCGGCAGGCAGCCGAGGAACGGCTGGAGATCGCCCGCGAGCTGCACGACGTGTTCGGCCACACCATGGCGGCGATCAGCGTGCAGGCCGGTGTCGCTGTACACGTCATGCAGCGCAGGCCCGAGCAGGCCGCCGAGGCACTGTCCACGATCAAACGAATCAGCAATGACGGGCTCACCGAGGTACAGGTGCTGCTCGGGGCGATGCGGTCGGAGGACATGCGTACCGCCACCGGCGGCCTGGCCCACCTGGAGAAGCTGCTCGACACCGCCGGCGTACGGGTCGACCTACGGGTGCGCGGCGAGAGCCGGACCGTTCCGGTCGCGGTCGACCTGGCCGCGTTCCGGATCATCCAGGAGTCGCTGACCAACGTACGGCGGCACGCCAACGCCTCGTCCGTACGGGTGGAGTTGAGCTACGGCGACGAGCTGGGAATCGTGGTACTCGACGACGGAAAGCCCTCGGACACGTCCACGACCGTGGGCGGGCACGGCATCGAGGGCATGCGCGCACGGGCTGAGAAACTGGGCGGGACCCTTGTCGCCGGCCGGCGGGACGACGGCTTCGAGGTACGGTGCGTCCTGCCGATCCGGAAGGACGCCCCATGA